A genomic window from Alkalihalobacillus sp. AL-G includes:
- a CDS encoding 4-hydroxy-3-methylbut-2-enyl diphosphate reductase yields the protein MKVIKISPRGYCYGVVDAMVIARQAASNPKLPRPIYILGMIVHNKHVTDAFEDEGVITLDGPNRLEILKKVNDGTVIFTAHGVSPEVRRIAREKGLTTIDATCPDVTITHDLIREKKEEGYHVAYIGKKGHPEPEGAMGIAPDIVHLVENESDVDQLNIQSDKILITNQTTMSQWDVLHLIKKIQEKYPQAEVHEEICMATQVRQEAVSEQAKEADLLLVVGDPRSNNSNRLAQVSKEIAETPAYRIADVSEIDLEWLKGIDTVAVTAGASTPTPITKEVVLFLDQFDPNDESTWNRERKVKSNKILPKVKAAKK from the coding sequence ATGAAGGTAATTAAAATATCGCCAAGAGGCTATTGTTATGGTGTAGTAGATGCCATGGTTATTGCACGCCAGGCTGCTAGTAATCCGAAATTACCAAGACCGATCTACATCCTTGGAATGATCGTTCATAATAAACATGTTACAGATGCATTTGAGGATGAGGGTGTTATCACGCTAGATGGACCGAACCGTTTAGAAATCTTGAAAAAGGTCAATGATGGAACAGTCATCTTTACTGCTCACGGTGTTTCTCCAGAGGTTCGACGTATTGCTCGCGAGAAAGGACTGACCACAATTGATGCGACCTGTCCTGATGTAACGATCACACATGATCTTATTCGCGAAAAGAAGGAAGAAGGCTATCATGTTGCATACATCGGTAAGAAAGGCCATCCTGAGCCAGAGGGAGCAATGGGTATTGCACCTGATATTGTTCATCTCGTTGAAAATGAATCGGATGTTGATCAATTAAATATACAATCCGATAAAATTTTAATCACGAACCAGACCACAATGAGCCAATGGGACGTGCTTCACCTGATCAAAAAAATCCAGGAAAAGTACCCTCAAGCTGAGGTCCATGAAGAAATATGCATGGCAACTCAAGTTCGCCAGGAAGCAGTTTCTGAACAAGCTAAGGAGGCAGACCTTTTACTCGTTGTCGGTGATCCGAGAAGTAACAACTCGAATCGCCTTGCACAGGTTTCAAAAGAAATTGCTGAAACTCCGGCATACCGGATCGCTGATGTATCAGAAATTGATTTGGAGTGGTTGAAAGGAATTGACACAGTAGCTGTTACTGCAGGTGCATCAACTCCTACACCGATTACGAAAGAAGTGGTTCTATTCTTAGATCAGTTTGATCCAAACGATGAATCGACATGGAATAGAGAGCGCAAAGTGAAATCAAACAAAATTCTGCCGAAGGTTAAAGCTGCAAAAAAATAA
- a CDS encoding tRNA (adenine(22)-N(1))-methyltransferase TrmK, with product MSISISKRLMKVADYIPTGGSMADIGSDHAYLPCYCVQNSIVTKAIAGEVNDGPYRSACTQVKNSELEGNIEVRLGDGLDVIASGEVSTVVIAGMGGQLIQNILEKGKNKLTGVQRLVLQPNVGARFVRSWLQENNWKLINEAILEEDDKIYEIVVAEPSDTVKPMDKAELLLGPFLINENNPAFKKKWKREMDNWERVLTQLERALPSNEIEDKKKELLFRINAVKSVVDKATN from the coding sequence ATGAGTATTTCTATATCCAAACGATTAATGAAAGTAGCAGACTACATACCAACAGGGGGTTCAATGGCAGATATCGGCTCTGATCATGCCTATCTTCCGTGTTACTGTGTTCAAAATTCGATTGTTACAAAAGCCATAGCAGGCGAAGTGAATGATGGCCCATACCGATCTGCTTGTACTCAGGTGAAAAACTCGGAACTGGAAGGCAATATAGAGGTTCGGTTGGGCGACGGGTTAGATGTAATCGCTTCAGGAGAAGTTTCTACGGTCGTTATTGCCGGAATGGGAGGCCAGCTCATTCAAAACATTTTAGAAAAAGGAAAGAATAAGCTAACGGGTGTCCAACGCCTCGTTTTACAGCCGAATGTCGGAGCGCGCTTTGTCCGTAGCTGGCTTCAAGAGAATAATTGGAAATTGATCAATGAGGCGATTCTCGAAGAGGACGATAAAATCTACGAAATCGTAGTTGCAGAACCATCAGATACTGTTAAACCAATGGATAAAGCTGAGTTATTACTAGGTCCGTTTCTGATAAATGAAAACAATCCCGCTTTCAAAAAAAAATGGAAACGGGAAATGGATAATTGGGAAAGGGTTTTGACACAACTCGAACGAGCACTTCCCTCCAATGAAATCGAAGATAAAAAAAAGGAACTGTTATTCAGGATTAATGCAGTAAAGTCGGTGGTTGACAAGGCGACGAATTAA
- a CDS encoding acyl-CoA dehydrogenase — translation MNFDLTDEQKMIFKMIREFAEEEVAPGAEQRDKEKRFPVEIFKKLGDLGMMGLPFPEEYGGGGADTVSFAIVVEELSRACGSAGITYSAHISLGGAPINMFGTEEQKQKYLTPVCTGESLGAFGLTEPNAGSDAGGTETTAVQENGEWVINGSKCFITNASYAKNLALTAVTDRKDGEKEITAFIASTESPGFKVIDNYEKLGLNSSNTTELVLEDVRVPEENMLGKRGNGFRQFLMTLDGGRIGIGAMGVGIAQAAYEKALEYANERKQFGRSLSKFQATQFKLADMAMKIELARTMVYKAAWLKDQGRKFAKEASMAKLYASEICMEVCTQAIQIHGGYGYMKDYHVERYYRDGRLLEIGEGTSEVQRMVIAREIGC, via the coding sequence TTGAATTTTGATTTAACTGATGAACAGAAAATGATTTTCAAAATGATAAGGGAATTTGCTGAAGAGGAAGTCGCACCAGGTGCGGAACAAAGAGATAAAGAAAAGAGATTCCCAGTTGAAATTTTCAAAAAGTTGGGGGACCTCGGTATGATGGGACTTCCGTTTCCAGAGGAATATGGTGGTGGAGGTGCTGATACGGTAAGCTTCGCGATAGTCGTAGAAGAATTGAGTAGAGCCTGTGGATCAGCGGGAATCACCTACTCCGCTCATATTTCATTAGGTGGAGCTCCGATAAACATGTTTGGAACTGAGGAGCAAAAACAAAAATATCTGACACCGGTATGTACCGGGGAATCCCTGGGTGCTTTTGGTCTCACTGAACCGAACGCTGGCTCAGATGCAGGTGGAACCGAAACGACCGCAGTGCAAGAGAACGGTGAGTGGGTTATCAACGGAAGTAAATGCTTCATTACAAATGCAAGTTATGCAAAAAACCTAGCACTGACTGCAGTTACGGATCGCAAGGATGGAGAAAAGGAAATCACAGCATTCATTGCAAGCACTGAGTCACCTGGTTTCAAGGTCATCGATAATTACGAAAAGTTAGGATTGAACTCTTCAAACACGACTGAGTTGGTTCTTGAGGATGTCCGTGTTCCTGAAGAAAACATGCTTGGTAAGAGAGGAAATGGTTTCAGACAATTCCTGATGACGCTTGATGGCGGAAGAATCGGCATCGGTGCAATGGGTGTTGGAATCGCTCAGGCAGCATATGAAAAAGCTCTTGAATATGCGAACGAACGTAAACAGTTCGGACGCTCCCTTTCTAAGTTTCAAGCAACTCAATTCAAGCTTGCCGATATGGCAATGAAGATTGAACTTGCAAGGACGATGGTTTATAAAGCTGCATGGTTGAAAGATCAGGGCCGAAAATTCGCAAAAGAAGCGTCAATGGCAAAGCTTTATGCTTCCGAAATCTGTATGGAGGTATGTACTCAAGCAATTCAAATCCATGGTGGTTATGGATACATGAAAGACTATCACGTTGAGAGATACTACCGTGATGGAAGACTTCTCGAAATTGGTGAAGGAACATCAGAAGTACAACGAATGGTCATCGCGCGTGAAATAGGCTGTTAG
- the vrrA gene encoding VrrA/YqfQ family protein, with amino-acid sequence MYRMPPGPLGPMGPFSQFGRMSPFGGFAPKPQGLGFLTRLFAPNTAGGSGVNLIGMVENVQKVMKMADTVKPIIQQYGPMVKNLPSMLQLLKEYQEFSSDSTSEKADSTVDKPKRTASKPVKKTRPAKKSKPVLKKTIKKENDENPIPKTIPKERTQKSVPKLYV; translated from the coding sequence ATGTACCGTATGCCTCCAGGTCCACTTGGACCGATGGGACCGTTTTCACAGTTCGGACGAATGTCGCCGTTTGGCGGGTTTGCACCAAAGCCCCAGGGTTTGGGCTTTTTGACTCGGCTCTTCGCCCCGAATACCGCTGGTGGTAGTGGTGTCAACCTAATCGGAATGGTTGAAAACGTACAAAAAGTTATGAAAATGGCTGACACTGTAAAGCCAATAATTCAACAATACGGACCAATGGTGAAAAATTTGCCTTCGATGCTACAATTACTAAAAGAATATCAAGAATTCTCGTCTGATTCCACCTCAGAAAAAGCTGACTCAACCGTTGATAAACCGAAACGCACCGCCAGTAAACCTGTCAAGAAAACAAGACCTGCTAAGAAATCAAAGCCTGTATTAAAAAAAACGATCAAAAAAGAAAATGATGAAAACCCAATCCCAAAAACAATTCCAAAAGAGCGAACGCAAAAGTCTGTTCCTAAGCTCTATGTATAA
- a CDS encoding Nif3-like dinuclear metal center hexameric protein — protein sequence MGKAFAHAQEIIQHMERLAPKWMAMEGDPIGLQVGSLQKPVKKIMVTLDVIEPVIDEAFEKDVDLIIAHHPLIYKPLKRINLDTSHGRTIQKLLNHQITVYTAHTNLDVAPGGVNDLLAKEIGIENTRVLVETIKDRLKKLVVFVPDSHADLVRNALGEAGAGFIGNYSHCTFNTPGTGTFIPCEGTDPFIGRTGKLENVDEVKIETIYPISIEKNVLKALKKAHPYEEVAFDIIPLDNPGESLGVGRIGNLKEEMTLKDFAEQLKEKLQVDGLRYVGDPDQKVKKVAVSGGEGNDFISQAKFKGADVFITGDIKYHYAHDAMIEGPAIIDPGHNIEKVMKQGVADYLYDWTLKKKYQTEIVISEVETDPFRFLHVKKA from the coding sequence ATGGGAAAAGCATTTGCACACGCTCAAGAAATCATTCAACACATGGAGCGTCTAGCACCAAAATGGATGGCAATGGAAGGTGATCCGATCGGGCTACAGGTCGGGTCTTTACAGAAACCTGTTAAGAAAATCATGGTAACTCTTGATGTCATCGAACCTGTCATTGATGAAGCGTTTGAAAAAGATGTTGATTTAATAATTGCACATCATCCCTTGATCTATAAGCCTTTAAAAAGAATCAATCTGGACACGTCACATGGAAGAACGATTCAAAAGCTGTTGAACCATCAAATTACCGTATACACAGCACATACAAATCTTGATGTAGCGCCCGGTGGTGTTAATGATCTACTTGCAAAGGAAATTGGTATAGAGAATACGAGGGTTCTTGTCGAAACGATTAAAGATAGATTGAAGAAATTAGTTGTTTTCGTACCCGACTCCCATGCGGATCTCGTTCGTAATGCACTAGGAGAGGCTGGGGCAGGGTTTATTGGGAATTATAGCCATTGTACGTTTAACACACCCGGAACAGGTACCTTCATCCCATGTGAAGGTACTGACCCCTTTATCGGCAGAACAGGAAAATTAGAGAATGTTGATGAGGTAAAAATTGAAACGATCTATCCGATTAGTATCGAAAAGAATGTTTTGAAGGCGCTGAAAAAGGCACACCCTTATGAGGAAGTAGCTTTCGATATCATTCCACTAGATAATCCTGGAGAATCCTTAGGTGTTGGCCGAATCGGAAACTTGAAAGAAGAAATGACATTGAAGGATTTCGCTGAACAATTAAAAGAAAAATTACAGGTAGATGGTTTACGGTATGTAGGAGATCCAGATCAAAAGGTGAAGAAAGTTGCTGTTTCAGGTGGTGAAGGGAATGATTTCATAAGCCAAGCTAAGTTTAAAGGTGCAGATGTTTTCATTACGGGTGACATTAAGTATCATTATGCCCATGATGCCATGATTGAAGGTCCAGCAATCATTGATCCAGGTCACAATATCGAGAAAGTGATGAAGCAAGGTGTAGCCGACTATTTATATGATTGGACGCTTAAAAAAAAGTATCAAACTGAAATTGTCATTTCTGAAGTTGAAACGGATCCATTCCGCTTCTTACACGTTAAGAAAGCATAA
- a CDS encoding deoxyribonuclease IV has protein sequence MIKLGSHVSMSGKKMLLGASEEAVSYGANTFMIYTGAPQNTRRKAIEELNIENGQAHMNENGIDEIVVHAPYIINIGNTTKPQTFRLGVDFLRSEIERTDAIGGKQIVLHPGAHVGAGADAGIQKIIEGLNEVITKEQNVQIALETMAGKGSECGRTFEELAAIIDGVTHNEKLSVCFDTCHTHDAGYDIVNDFDGVLEKFDKAIGVERLKVLHINDSKNECGAGKDRHENIGFGKIGFKALNYIVHHSQLTEVPKILETPYVGEDKKNKKPPYRFEIEMLSNKTFEDDLLERIVQA, from the coding sequence ATGATTAAATTAGGTTCACATGTATCGATGAGCGGAAAGAAAATGTTATTGGGGGCAAGTGAAGAGGCTGTATCTTATGGGGCAAATACGTTTATGATCTATACAGGTGCTCCCCAAAACACGAGAAGAAAAGCAATTGAAGAATTGAATATTGAAAACGGCCAAGCTCATATGAACGAAAATGGAATTGATGAAATCGTCGTTCATGCGCCATATATCATTAACATTGGGAATACGACAAAACCACAAACATTTCGACTTGGAGTTGACTTTTTACGTTCTGAGATTGAACGTACGGATGCGATTGGAGGAAAACAGATCGTTCTTCATCCGGGTGCGCATGTGGGAGCGGGGGCTGACGCAGGAATCCAAAAGATCATTGAAGGTCTGAATGAGGTTATCACAAAGGAACAAAATGTACAAATCGCTTTAGAAACGATGGCAGGTAAGGGCTCTGAGTGTGGGCGAACCTTTGAGGAGCTTGCAGCAATCATTGACGGGGTAACACATAATGAAAAGCTGTCGGTTTGTTTTGATACATGCCATACCCATGATGCTGGTTATGATATCGTCAATGACTTTGACGGAGTACTGGAAAAATTTGATAAGGCAATTGGAGTTGAAAGGCTTAAGGTTCTTCATATAAACGATAGCAAAAATGAGTGTGGCGCGGGAAAAGACCGACATGAAAACATAGGCTTTGGAAAGATTGGTTTTAAGGCACTGAACTATATTGTCCATCATTCTCAATTGACGGAGGTTCCTAAGATTTTGGAGACTCCGTACGTTGGAGAGGATAAGAAAAACAAAAAGCCGCCATATCGCTTTGAAATTGAAATGCTCTCGAATAAAACGTTCGAGGATGACCTGCTTGAGAGAATTGTACAAGCATAA
- a CDS encoding DUF2624 family protein yields the protein MNPFLHQMINHKLNHLTSEELIALASQYNIQITTSEAKQVIRILQEEKIDVADLQQRERIIRKIEAVVGPQVAQTVKSMILSILRS from the coding sequence ATGAATCCTTTTCTACATCAAATGATCAACCATAAGCTTAATCACTTAACTTCAGAGGAACTTATCGCTTTAGCATCCCAATATAATATACAAATTACAACAAGCGAGGCAAAACAAGTGATTCGAATATTGCAGGAAGAAAAAATCGATGTGGCTGATCTTCAACAAAGAGAAAGAATTATACGTAAAATCGAAGCCGTTGTTGGGCCACAAGTTGCTCAAACTGTAAAATCAATGATTCTATCCATACTCCGTTCATAG
- a CDS encoding DEAD/DEAH box helicase, with the protein MKKSIFEQRLNLKPFLYESLREQRFERPTEIQERLIPSILKGQDVIGQSQTGSGKTYAFLLPILERIDPGKNNVQAVITAPTRELARQVYDEALKLIEFQDREQPIVVKTVVGGTDRKRMVNQLKHAPHLIIGTPGRIRDLVVDEGISIFHATMLVVDEADQMLDMGFIEDVDQVASRMAHELQIMVFSATIPTNLEPFLKKYMNNPKHVHVQPEEAAPIEIEHIAVPVRNRDRIQLTIDVATNFNPYLAIVFTNTKKDADEVADAMESAGLNVDRLHGDLPPRTRKHVMKRVNKAECQFLVATDLAARGIDVKGVSHIIHYQIPTDLDYYIHRSGRTGRAGMSGIATVLFERDEQDKIERIEKKGITFSYRDLKNGKWTDVKLQRTRSKRSSKEKDIIPIPKPKKVKPGYKKKYQEQKKRLNKKRK; encoded by the coding sequence ATGAAAAAGAGTATTTTCGAACAAAGGCTTAATCTAAAGCCATTTTTGTATGAGTCGTTAAGGGAACAACGGTTTGAACGACCGACAGAGATTCAGGAACGATTGATCCCAAGTATTTTAAAAGGACAGGATGTAATTGGACAATCCCAAACAGGGTCAGGAAAAACGTATGCTTTCCTCCTCCCGATTCTTGAACGGATCGATCCAGGAAAGAACAATGTACAAGCTGTCATAACAGCCCCGACTCGAGAGCTAGCTAGACAGGTTTATGATGAAGCTTTAAAGCTTATCGAGTTTCAAGATCGAGAACAACCGATCGTCGTTAAGACTGTCGTCGGTGGTACAGATCGGAAGAGGATGGTCAATCAGCTTAAACATGCTCCGCATCTGATCATCGGCACACCTGGCCGGATCAGAGATTTAGTTGTCGATGAAGGGATCTCCATTTTTCATGCGACGATGTTAGTTGTTGATGAAGCGGATCAAATGCTCGACATGGGATTCATCGAGGATGTCGATCAAGTAGCCTCAAGAATGGCACACGAGCTTCAAATCATGGTGTTTTCAGCTACGATACCGACGAACCTTGAACCTTTTCTTAAAAAGTATATGAACAACCCGAAGCATGTTCATGTTCAACCGGAAGAGGCGGCACCGATAGAAATTGAGCATATCGCGGTGCCAGTTCGGAATCGGGATCGGATTCAACTTACAATAGATGTTGCAACGAATTTTAATCCTTATTTGGCCATTGTTTTTACCAATACGAAAAAGGATGCTGATGAAGTTGCTGATGCAATGGAATCCGCGGGACTGAATGTAGATCGGTTACACGGGGATCTACCACCAAGAACAAGGAAGCACGTGATGAAACGTGTCAACAAAGCAGAGTGTCAGTTTCTAGTTGCGACGGATCTTGCTGCTAGAGGAATTGATGTAAAAGGAGTCAGTCACATCATCCATTATCAAATCCCGACTGATTTAGATTATTACATTCATCGATCAGGCCGTACTGGTAGAGCGGGTATGAGCGGCATAGCAACTGTATTGTTTGAGCGGGATGAGCAAGACAAAATCGAAAGAATTGAAAAAAAGGGGATCACTTTTTCGTATCGTGATCTGAAGAATGGGAAATGGACTGATGTTAAACTCCAAAGAACGAGATCAAAGCGATCATCCAAGGAAAAGGATATCATTCCAATTCCAAAACCTAAAAAAGTAAAACCGGGCTATAAGAAGAAATACCAGGAACAAAAGAAACGTTTAAATAAAAAAAGAAAATAG
- a CDS encoding AMP-binding protein, translating into MYLTETIGQLLKDKAECLPGHEAVVYSKEGIRHTYQEFYELTGKVAKALMALGIQKGEHIAVWSTNRFEWLLLQFGSARMGAVLVTVNTSYQKNELDYLLKQSDSTTLFLMDQFRDTSYVKVVRSLLGSSIAPDGKVKAAQLPHLRQLVFMDNEAPEDFLGWDLFMELAKNVSDEQLMSRESELHHDDVINMQYTSGTTGFPKGVMLTHYNIVNNGYQVAGAMNLTENDRLCIPVPFFHCFGCVLGVLACASVGATMVPIDQFDPELVLRTVEKERCTGLHGVPTMFIAELNLDSFDDYDLSTLRTGIMAGSPCPIEVMKKVINLMGMDEITIAYGQTESSPVITQTRTNDPIERRVETVGKKHPIAEVKIVDPVTDEEVPSGTQGELCTKGYLVMKGYYKMPEDTAKAIDADGWLHTGDLATIDEEGYVSITGRLKDMIIRGGENVYPREIEEFLYTHPAIVDVQVIGIPDEKYGEKVAACIQVRDGEKVTTEDIKSYCDGKISRYKIPEYIFIVDEYPMTASGKIQKYKLREQVKKWAEESIRSVT; encoded by the coding sequence ATGTATTTAACCGAAACGATTGGACAACTCTTAAAAGATAAAGCAGAATGTTTACCTGGGCACGAAGCTGTAGTGTACAGCAAGGAAGGAATACGACATACATATCAAGAATTTTACGAACTGACAGGCAAGGTCGCTAAAGCTTTGATGGCACTTGGAATTCAAAAGGGTGAACATATAGCAGTATGGTCTACGAATAGGTTTGAATGGCTGTTGTTGCAATTTGGTTCAGCACGTATGGGGGCGGTACTCGTTACCGTTAATACAAGCTATCAAAAAAATGAATTGGATTATTTACTGAAGCAATCTGACTCAACGACTTTATTTTTGATGGATCAATTCCGTGATACATCCTATGTTAAAGTTGTTCGATCACTTCTAGGTAGTTCAATTGCTCCAGATGGTAAAGTGAAGGCCGCTCAATTGCCGCATCTTCGGCAGCTCGTTTTTATGGATAACGAGGCACCTGAGGATTTCCTCGGTTGGGATTTGTTTATGGAATTAGCGAAGAACGTTTCGGATGAACAGCTAATGAGCCGCGAAAGTGAACTTCATCATGATGATGTCATCAATATGCAATATACGAGTGGGACAACGGGCTTCCCAAAGGGAGTAATGCTGACTCATTACAACATTGTTAACAACGGGTATCAGGTTGCGGGTGCGATGAATTTAACGGAAAACGACCGCTTATGCATCCCCGTTCCATTCTTCCATTGTTTTGGCTGTGTACTTGGAGTGTTAGCGTGTGCTTCAGTTGGGGCAACGATGGTACCGATAGATCAGTTCGATCCAGAGCTTGTTTTACGGACAGTTGAAAAGGAACGATGTACTGGATTGCATGGTGTGCCGACGATGTTTATCGCCGAATTGAATCTCGATTCGTTTGATGATTATGACTTGTCCACATTACGAACAGGAATTATGGCAGGTTCTCCTTGTCCGATTGAAGTAATGAAAAAAGTAATCAACCTTATGGGTATGGATGAAATCACCATTGCATATGGTCAAACCGAATCATCACCTGTCATTACGCAGACAAGGACAAATGATCCAATCGAAAGAAGAGTTGAAACGGTAGGGAAAAAACATCCGATCGCAGAGGTGAAGATAGTAGACCCAGTCACTGATGAAGAGGTTCCTTCTGGCACACAAGGGGAACTGTGTACAAAAGGTTACCTTGTTATGAAGGGCTATTATAAAATGCCAGAAGACACTGCGAAAGCAATTGATGCTGATGGGTGGCTGCATACGGGTGACCTAGCCACAATTGATGAAGAAGGCTATGTGAGTATTACCGGTCGATTAAAGGACATGATCATTCGTGGCGGAGAAAATGTTTATCCCCGTGAGATTGAAGAATTCCTTTATACACATCCCGCTATCGTTGATGTACAGGTCATCGGCATCCCTGATGAAAAGTACGGTGAGAAGGTGGCAGCCTGTATTCAAGTAAGAGATGGCGAGAAGGTAACGACCGAAGACATAAAGTCCTACTGCGATGGGAAAATTTCCAGATATAAAATTCCTGAATACATTTTTATTGTTGACGAATATCCAATGACGGCCTCAGGGAAAATCCAAAAATATAAATTGAGGGAACAAGTAAAAAAGTGGGCAGAAGAATCGATCCGATCAGTAACTTGA
- the cccA gene encoding cytochrome c550, which yields MKRNPLIPFAITAVVGIAIMLVISAVGVNNAKEKASGGDQTEMAPEQIVSQTCASCHGQNLEGGVGPKLKGTDLSADQIATIIQEGRGNMPPQNLSIEEAQKVAEWIAGGAKKGGGEGEEEKEAH from the coding sequence ATGAAAAGAAATCCATTGATTCCATTTGCCATCACTGCTGTTGTAGGAATTGCAATTATGCTTGTCATATCCGCAGTGGGCGTTAACAATGCTAAAGAAAAAGCGAGTGGTGGGGACCAAACTGAAATGGCTCCTGAACAAATTGTCAGTCAAACTTGTGCATCCTGCCATGGTCAAAACCTAGAAGGTGGAGTTGGACCGAAGTTGAAAGGTACTGACCTTAGTGCTGATCAAATCGCTACAATCATACAAGAAGGGCGCGGCAATATGCCTCCTCAAAACCTAAGTATTGAAGAAGCTCAAAAGGTAGCCGAATGGATAGCTGGCGGTGCTAAAAAAGGCGGCGGAGAAGGCGAAGAAGAAAAGGAAGCCCATTAA
- a CDS encoding nitrogen regulation protein NR(II), translating to MLDCRSEITFAAFQKVTHELIDDLFLLVKPNGAIIEANDKAKACILSENNTNFYELFLKEDQQKAYKFIEMLTKSDRNGKERLTHYIGNEKITILYKGSLIQDDVVLLGELIEQKKKNSNSADSKINYQELYEMEHDFRNFMFQELEIGILAIDRNNWIQCCNEHMAKLVEINSGEQLVGKNLFEMGSEHPLIIHMEQMTKVIRDSGIVNERFYYDEDSLYQVRGMFFESDNSIRFVLYDRSHQQRFENLLMYKKQMESVSHLAAGVAHELRNPLSVIQGFIQLSTVTKDFSKYYDTVISELSRMNEIIEDFLSVSRKKIQKQKQRPDLIIRSLVHIIQSECLLHNLVFKYHFDESSQQAMVNESMIKQVVLNLLRNSIEAYGDKKEHRYIRLSGKEESGYYEVNFIDHGPGMSPEVLEQLGRPFFTTKDKGTGIGIPLCKKIIEEHGGKFTIDTEPGKGTKIRFCLPLVEEEKFKG from the coding sequence ATGCTAGATTGTCGGTCTGAAATTACTTTTGCAGCCTTTCAAAAAGTGACTCATGAACTGATAGACGATCTATTTTTATTGGTTAAACCGAATGGGGCTATTATTGAAGCTAACGATAAAGCCAAGGCCTGCATTTTATCTGAAAATAATACGAATTTCTATGAGCTTTTCTTAAAAGAAGACCAACAAAAAGCATATAAGTTTATTGAGATGCTGACCAAATCTGACCGGAATGGCAAGGAACGTTTAACTCACTATATTGGTAATGAAAAAATTACGATATTATATAAAGGCAGTTTGATTCAAGACGATGTCGTGTTGCTTGGGGAGCTTATTGAGCAAAAGAAGAAGAATAGCAATAGTGCCGATTCCAAAATCAACTACCAAGAACTTTATGAAATGGAGCATGATTTTCGTAACTTCATGTTTCAAGAACTTGAAATTGGGATCCTTGCGATTGACAGAAATAATTGGATTCAATGTTGTAATGAACATATGGCTAAATTAGTAGAAATAAACTCAGGGGAACAATTGGTCGGAAAGAATTTGTTTGAAATGGGATCTGAACACCCTCTGATTATACATATGGAACAGATGACAAAGGTAATACGAGATTCGGGAATTGTCAATGAGCGCTTTTATTATGATGAAGACTCATTATATCAAGTAAGGGGCATGTTTTTTGAATCGGATAACAGCATACGATTCGTGCTTTACGACCGTTCCCATCAACAAAGGTTTGAAAACTTACTAATGTACAAGAAACAAATGGAATCTGTTTCCCATTTGGCAGCAGGTGTTGCTCACGAACTACGTAATCCACTTTCTGTTATCCAAGGATTTATTCAATTGTCGACTGTTACGAAGGATTTTAGCAAATATTATGATACTGTTATTTCAGAACTATCAAGAATGAATGAAATCATCGAAGATTTTCTATCGGTTTCTCGAAAGAAAATCCAAAAACAAAAGCAACGTCCGGATTTAATTATTCGATCATTGGTTCATATCATTCAATCAGAATGCCTATTACATAACCTGGTCTTTAAATATCACTTTGACGAATCCTCTCAACAAGCTATGGTTAATGAATCGATGATCAAACAAGTAGTGTTGAATTTATTAAGGAATTCTATTGAAGCCTATGGTGATAAAAAGGAACATCGGTATATCCGTCTTTCAGGAAAAGAGGAAAGCGGGTATTATGAAGTGAATTTTATCGATCATGGACCAGGGATGTCGCCGGAGGTTCTCGAACAGTTAGGCAGACCGTTCTTTACAACTAAGGATAAAGGTACAGGAATTGGAATCCCGCTATGTAAAAAAATCATTGAAGAGCATGGTGGTAAATTTACCATTGATACTGAACCCGGAAAAGGTACGAAGATCCGCTTTTGTCTCCCATTAGTTGAAGAAGAAAAATTTAAGGGTTGA